From the genome of Salvelinus fontinalis isolate EN_2023a chromosome 20, ASM2944872v1, whole genome shotgun sequence, one region includes:
- the rfx6 gene encoding DNA-binding protein RFX6, with amino-acid sequence MHTALSDEKLPRDFHGHSLSKFDEEDDSGIKSEDTNETPSSEEDQDFVEYSKDLAFKQTTPRKSITQIIKDKKKQTQLTLQWLEENYIVCEGVCLPRCILYAHYLDFCRKEKLDPACAATFGKTIRQKFPLLTTRRLGTRGHSKYHYYGIGIKESSAYYHLVYSGKGLTRFSGSKLKNEGGYTRKYSLSSKTGTLLPEFPSVQHLVLQASVSKEKVDTLIMMYKTHCQCILDNAINVNFEEIQNFLLHFWQGMPDHLLPLLDNSVIVDIFCVCDSILYKVLTDVLIPATMQEMPESLLADIRNLAKHWEDWMVSSLENLPECLSEKKLPIARRFVSSLKRQTSFLHLAQIARPALFDQNVVNSMVVDVDQVDLNSIGSQALFTISSGDQDSDLYSEYDSITAFQELKDLLKKNATVESFIEWLDTVVEQKVIKPGKQNGRSIKKRAQDFLLKWSFFGARVMHNLTLNNATSFGSFHLIRMLLDEYILLAIETQFNNDKEQDLQNILDKYMRNADGSKAAFTATPSSCFLANRNKPSAVSSDLSVKNESLSEHTYMTLSANQQANMTYQGSETDGFSLSGQMDFSQNSGPLMTPPISPAMVNRGSVINQGPMAVIPQSACTTIQPHISCQAFPDTMYQSLPSSSPSYYPTTSNYQAVFRPQTQAQAPAYHTRSDSSHYPSFSEQHLAKDYFNSSCAVSPYSSRPTSNYSTVPDPGMETQGVQLLDSGGYNFVMSGLNSSGCQESAYSTAGHSGYYGNSGYLDSQRLGSMIDQHVSVISSVSSIRSVPTYADVHDPLNILDDTGRKPAGPYYPESDSLVLCIIILVNFPFKIILFLSLAPPLPSSISAPCMYGGPAQFHSQDAPLPHQGPSEVRDMVSSLPPINTVFMGSSGGGP; translated from the exons ATGCACACCGCTTTATCTGACGAGAAATTACCCCGTGATTTCCATGGACATTCACTCTCAAAGTTTGACGAGGAAGATGATTCGGGAATTAAATCAG AGGACACTAATGAAACCCCGTCTTCTGAGGAGGACCAGGATTTTGTTGAGTATTCCAAAGATTTGGCTTTCAAACAGACTACCCCGAGGAAAAGCATCACTCAGATCATAAAGGACAAGAAGAAACAGACTCAGCTCACTCTTCAATG GCTGGAGGAAAACTATATTGTTTGTGAAGGGGTTTGTCTGCCACGTTGCATCCTGTACGCTCACTACCTAGACTTCTGTAGGAAGGAGAAACTGGATCCAGCCTGTGCTGCTACATTTGGCAAG ACAATTCGTCAGAAATTTCCACTTCTTACAACAAGAAGACTTGGGACCCGAGGTCATTCAAA ATATCATTATTACGGCATTGGCATCAAAGAGAGCAGTGCCTATTATCACTTGGTGTACTCAGGAAAAGGCTTGACGAG ATTTTCAGGGAGCAAACTCAAGAATGAG GGAGGATATACTCGGAAATACTCCCTCAGCTCCAAAACAGGAACTTTGCTTCCAGAATTCCCAAGTGTACAGCATCTAGTGCTTCAAGCTTCTGTCTCTAAAGAGAAG GTGGACACGCTTATCATGATGTACAAAACACATTGTCAGTGCATCCTGGACAATGCCATCAATGTCAACTTTGAAGAG ATACAGAATTTTCTGCTGCATTTCTGGCAAGGAATGCCCGACCACCTTTTACCACTGCTGGATAACTCCGTAATCGTGGACatcttctgtgtgtgtgactctatACTATATAAG GTTCTGACAGATGTCCTGATCCCTGCTACGATGCAGGAGATGCCTGAAAG TCTCCTGGCAGACATCCGTAACTTGGCCAAGCACTGGGAAGACTGGATGGTGTCTTCTCTGGAAAACCTCCCAGAATGCCTCTCAGAGAAGAAGCTCCCGATCGCACGCAGATTTGTGTCCTCTCTAAAGCGTCAGACCTCCTTCTTACACCTTGCCCAG ATCGCGAGACCAGCTCTTTTTGATCAGAATGTGGTGAACTCCATGGTGGTGGATGTAGATCAAGTGGATTTGAACAGCATAGGGTCACAAGCCCTTTTCACCATCTCAAGTGGTGACCAAGACTCTGACCTCTACTCTGAAT ATGACTCTATAACAGCGTTCCAAGAGCTGAAAGACCTACTGAAGAAGAATGCCACTGTGGAATCCTTTATTGAGTGGCTGGACACTGTTGTGGAGCAGAAGGTCATTAAG CCTGGGAAGCAGAACGGACGGTCTATAAAGAAGCGAGCTCAGGACTTCCTCCTCAAGTGGAGTTTCTTTGGAGCACGCGTTATGCACAACCTCACGTTGAACAACGCCACCAGTTTTG GTTCGTTCCACCTAATCCGCATGCTGCTGGATGAGTATATCCTCCTGGCTATTGAGACACAATTCAACAATGACAAAGAACAAGACCTCCAGAATATCCTAGATAAATACATGAGAAATGCAG ATGGCAGCAAGGCGGCATTCACTGCCACCCCTAGCTCCTGTTTCCTGGCCAACCGTAACAAGCCCAGCGCGGTGTCCAGTGATCTGTCTGTGAAGAACGAGTCCCTCTCAGAACACACATACATGACCCTGTCAGCTAATCAGCAGGCAAACATGACCTACCAAGGCTCTGAAACAGATGGATTCTCTCTGTCAG GACAAATGGACTTTTCCCAGAACAGTGGCCCTCTGATGACCCCTCCCATCTCCCCAGCCATGGTGAACAGGGGCAGTGTCATCAACCAGGGCCCCATGGCCGTCATCCCCCAGAGCGCCTGCACCACCATCCAGCCCCACATCTCCTGCCAAGCCTTCCCAGACACCATGTACCAGAGCCTACCTTCCAGTAGCCCCAGCTACTACCCAACCACTTCCAACTACCAGGCTGTGTTCAGGCCCCAGACACAGGCCCAGGCCCCTGCCTATCACACCCGCTCCGATAGCAGCCACTACCCGTCCTTCAGTGAGCAGCACCTGGCCAAAGACTACTTCAACAGCAGCTGTGCTGTGTCCCCTTACAGCTCCAGACCCACCTCCAATTACAGCACAGTCCCTGATCCTGGGATGGAGACTCAGGGGGTTCAGCTACTGGACTCTGGAGGATACAATTTTGTCATGAGTGGGTTAAACAGTAGTGGCTGTCAGGAGTCTGCCTACTCAACAGCAGGACACAGTG GGTACTATGGAAACAGTGGTTACCTGGATAGCCAGAGGCTGGGTTCCATGATAGACCAGCATGTGTCAGTTATCAGCAGTGTGAGCAGTATCCGTTCCGTCCCAACGTACGCTGATGTACACGACCCCCTCAACATCCTGGATGACACAGGCAGAAAGCCGGCAGGCCCTTACTACCCTGAGTCTGACTCACTGG TGCTTTGTATAATTATTCTAGTAAATTTCCCATTCAAGATAATCTTGTTTTTGTCTCtagctcctcccctcccctcctcgatCTCCGCACCCTGCATGTATGGAGGTCCTGCCCAGTTCCACTCCCAGGATGCACCGCTTCCTCACCAGGGACCATCTGAGGTACGTGACATGGTGTCATCGCTGCCACCCATCAACACTGTGTTCATGGGGTCTAGTGGAGGAGGACCGTGA